The following coding sequences are from one Planctomycetota bacterium window:
- the truD gene encoding tRNA pseudouridine(13) synthase TruD, which translates to MPRDLPYLTDDLPGVGGVMREKPEDFFVQELPLYDPAGEGEFIVFECQKVGLTTMEAVRRIATELDIDRRDIGYAGLKDRHAVTQQLFSVPLTRDVTEERVMTMEVDSLAPRWCDLHTNKLKLGHL; encoded by the coding sequence ATGCCCCGCGACCTGCCGTATCTCACCGACGATCTGCCCGGTGTCGGCGGCGTCATGCGGGAGAAACCCGAGGACTTCTTCGTCCAGGAACTGCCCCTCTACGACCCGGCCGGCGAGGGCGAGTTCATCGTCTTCGAGTGCCAGAAGGTCGGCCTGACCACCATGGAGGCTGTCCGACGCATCGCGACCGAACTCGACATCGACCGACGCGACATCGGCTACGCGGGCCTGAAGGACCGACACGCCGTCACACAGCAGCTCTTCAGCGTGCCGCTGACCAGGGACGTCACGGAAGAGCGCGTCATGACGATGGAGGTCGACAGCCTCGCACCGCGATGGTGCGACCTGCACACCAACAAGCTCAAGCTCGGCCACCT